In the genome of Rhodamnia argentea isolate NSW1041297 chromosome 3, ASM2092103v1, whole genome shotgun sequence, one region contains:
- the LOC125313998 gene encoding glucosamine 6-phosphate N-acetyltransferase-like, which produces MTKPRKLVHRSLFFSEASSQEMQIGVPLNEARDLQVRKLEIPDKCKRFVELLQQLTVCDAISDEDFQKWFQELSSLGDDHVICVIEDTNRGKIVATGSVFIEKKFIRNCNKAGHIEDAAVDCDSRGMRLGKKVLFFLTDHAQSVGCYTVIFDYSNENKAFYDKQKEIQMVKYFI; this is translated from the exons atgacaaagCCAAGGAAACTTGTTCATCGTTCTCTGTTTTTCAGCG AAGCCTCATCTCAGGAAATGCAGATTGGGGTCCCACTAAATGAAGCACGTGATCTTCAAGTTCGTAAACTAGAGATCCCCGACAAATGCAAACGGTTTGTAGAGCTACTGCAGCAACTGACAGTTTGCGATGCTATCTCCGATGAGGATTTCCAAAAGTGGTTCCAAGAGCTCAGCTCTCTCGGCGATGACCATGTGATTTGTGTGATAGAGGATACTAATCGTGGGAAGATAGTCGCTACTGGAAGTGTGTTCATTGAGAAGAAGTTTATAAGGAACTGCAACAAGGCTGGCCATATTGAAGACGCGGCCGTTGATTGTGATTCTAGGGGGATGCGGTTAGGAAAgaaggttcttttttttctcactgATCATGCCCAATCTGTGGGTTGCTACACGGTGATTTTTGACTACAGCAATGAGAATAAAGCATTCTACGATAAGCAGAAAGAAATTCAGATGGTTAAGTATTTTATCtaa
- the LOC115733635 gene encoding disease resistance protein TAO1-like, with protein MLHLSFGHSFAELVALILLPGLALYFLNKKKASARRNEEDAGTGAPGSMTTPTEANSDGSTSLPTETNNGACSSPPTSTNSSGSSSSPTETKSGGSSPSPTGISKGASSSSPTETNNSASSSLTTTTGNRYEVFLSFRGPDTRYGFTSHLYKGLHDAGINTFRDDDDNELCQGEDIGPKLTEAITNCQILIPILSVCYGTSSWCLNELAQIIKCKNDNGQMVLPVFYKVKPSDVGHQRGSFGDAFHEREKRLLERPSFDPTILEKWKKALGENKLIYDILKRENEVRDENEGTKFIPSKFKDKKVLLLLDDVDDVGQLKRLAGHPMAGIHDWFSSGSMIIITTRNKRILDEFGVDYAYDHKEMDNDQSLILFSKHAFQRSSPPRDFEELTRAVVSTTGGLPLTLEGTGKIEAIDPSEGSSKGVGKIVERDDNIYTGEQFKNLTSLRFLRMEEGAHLTGDFKDSVEELKWLQWENCPMNFVVNNFHATELVVLELRRGMINDGWEGWSSFKKLKFLDPTHCQYLENTDSLSPFKNLEVLILNNCRRSQQIDSSIGGMKALLRPELRACKSLTKLPEEIGELKALEQLYLQDTSELSALPESIGSLPKLEILNVSQSGIEELPDNIGRLGKLRVLYAIRCFELGGKLPESMGSLQNLEEMAKKLKFLDLGGCRYLKTTAFLSAFKSLEVLNLFGCSRLQQIDSSIGGMKALLRLDLSYRESLTKLPQEIGELKALEQLCLYKTPKLSALPESIGSLQNLEILIISHSGIEELPDGIGRLKKLRQLDASNCKNLKGEMP; from the exons ATGCTTCATCTCAGTTTTGGGCATTCTTTCGCCGAGCTCGTGGCACTGATCCTTCTCCCCGGGCTTGCgttgtattttctcaataagaagaaagctAGTGCGCGtagaaatgaagaagatgctggTACTGGCGCACCTGGTTCGATGACTACGCCGACAGAAGCTAATTCTGATGGATCTACTTCGTTGCCGACAGAAACTAATAATGGTGCATGTAGTTCGCCTCCGACGTCTACTAATTCCAGTGGATCTAGTTCGTCTCCTACAGAAACTAAATCCGGTGGATCTAGTCCGTCTCCGACAGGAATTAGTAAAGGCGCATCTAGTTCATCTCCGACAGAAACTAACAACAGTGCATCTAGTTCATTGACCACAACTACTGGAAACCGCTAtgaggtgttcttgagcttcagaggcccaGATACTCGATATGGCTTCACGAGTCACCTCTACAAGGGGCTCCATGATGCTGGAATTAATACTTTCAGAGACGATGATGATAACGAGCTCTGTCAAGGCGAGGACATCGGACCAAAGCTTACGGAAGCCATCACGAATTGTCAGATCCTGATCCCCATTTTGTCCGTGTGTTACGGTACAAGCAGCTGGTGCCTGAATGAACTGGCTCAAATAATAAAGTGCAAGAATGATAATGGGCAAATGGTGTTGCCTGTGTTCTACAAAGTGAAACCATCTGACGTGGGACATCAGAGGGGAAGTTTTGGAGATGCATTTCATGAGCGTGAGAAGCGTTTGCTTGAGAGGCCTTCTTTCGACCCAACGATCTTGGAGAAATGGAAGAAAGCACTCGGTGAA AATAAGTTAATCTATGATATATTGAAGCGCGAAAATGAAGTTCGTGATGAGAATGAAGGGACTAAGTTCATCCCCTCCAAGTTTAAAGATAAAAAGGTCCTCCTTCTTCTTGACGACGTGGATGATGTCGGTCAATTGAAGCGTTTGGCCGGTCATCCTATGGCTGGTATTCATGATTGGTTTTCTTCGGGAAGTATGATCATTATTACCACTAGAAACAAGAGGATTCTTGATGAATTTGGGGTGGACTACGCCTATGACCATAAGGAAATGGATAATGATCAATCTTTGATTCTGTTTAGCAAACATGCATTCCAAAGAAGCTCTCCTCCAAGGGATTTTGAGGAACTCACCCGTGCGGTTGTATCCACCACCGGAGGGCTTCCCTTAACCCTTGAG GGAACAGGAAAAATTGAGGCCATTGATCCGAGTGAAGGCAGCTCAAAAGGCGTCGGCAAAATAGTTGAGCGAGATGACAACATTTACACaggagaacaattcaagaatttgacaAGTCTAAGATTCCTTCGCATGGAGGAAGGGGCACATCTCACGGGTGACTTTAAGGACTCGGTTGAGGAGTTAAAATGGCTTCAATGGGAAAACTGCCCCATGAATTTTGTAGTGAACAATTTTCACGCAACGGAATTAGTTGTGCTGGAATTGCGACGTGGCATGATAAATGATGGATGGGAAGGATGGAGTTCTTTCAAG AAGCTCAAATTTCTCGACCCGACGCATTGTCAATACTTGGAAAATACGGACTCCCTCTCGCCTTTTAAGAATTTGGAGGTTTTGATCCTCAACAATTGTCGGAGATCGCAGCAAATCGACTCTTCAATTGGAGGCATGAAGGCCCTCCTTCGCCCGGAGTTGCGCGCTTGTAAGAGCCTCACGAAGCTTCCGGAAGAAATAGGTGAATTAAAGGCGCTGGAGCAACTCTATCTACAAGACACTTCTGAACTTTCTGCATTACCAGAAAGCATAGGATCTTTGCCGAAACTAGAAATTCTAAATGTTTCTCAAAGtggtatagaagaattacccGACAATATTGGAAGGTTGGGAAAGCTCCGAGTGTTATATGCTATTAGATGCTTCGAATTGGGAGGAAAACTTCCCGAAAGCATGGGGTCTTTGCAGAATCTAGAAGAG ATGGCAAAGAAGCTCAAATTTCTCGACCTTGGAGGTTGTCGATACTTGAAAACTACGGCATTCCTCTCGGCTTTTAAGAGTTTGGAGGTTTTGAACCTCTTTGGTTGTTCGCGACTACAGCAAATCGACTCTTCAATTGGAGGCATGAAGGCCCTCCTTCGCTTGGACTTGAGCTACCGTGAGAGCCTCACGAAGCTTCCGCAAGAAATAGGTGAATTAAAGGCGCTGGAGCAACTCTGCCTATACAAGACTCCAAAACTTTCTGCATTACCCGAAAGCATAGGATCTttgcagaatctagaaattctaataATTTCTCATAGtggtatagaagaattacccGATGGTATTGGGAGGCTGAAAAAGCTCCGACAATTAGATGCTTCAAATTGCAAAAATCTCAAAGGGGAAATGCCGTAA
- the LOC125313999 gene encoding putative adenylate cyclase regulatory protein: MAKKLKFLNLTYCQYLENMDFLSAFENLEVLILNDCSRLQQVNSSIGEVKDLVCLELRRCWSLTKLPEEIGKLKKLEQLLLEYTPKLSALPESIGSLENLEILNIAGSGIKELPNDIGRLKNLRELHADRCKKLGGKLPESMGSLRNLEILNIAYNDIEELPNDIGRLRNLRELHAKICKKLGGKLPESIGSLENLEILDISFSGIRKLPNSIGRLKKLRHLDASWCRELGGEMPESMGSLENLEILDISSSGIRKLPNSLGRPRKLRELRAGGCQELGGEMPESIGSLENLEILDISWSGIRKLPNSIGRPRKLRELRASWCHELGGEMPESMGSLENLEILDISSSGIRKLPNSIGRPRKLRELRASRCRELGGEMPESMGSLENLEILDISTTGIEELPGGIGRPRKLRELHAGGCENLKGELSESMCNLSSPQHLDFSFCIELQSLPDLPSSLTHLCITRQSRKLPSLSHLTRLKELEVDSCHFLECIQELPSTLLKNSECSQPTGVEESELPQSLNTPFKLEDLEVTFCESIKILDVSQFIHLRTLSVYRCWNLLEVRGLDRLKYLERLTITFRNSRPDLPRFGGLKELDVDDCKNLVEIQGLDTLMFLEELSISECASIERLLLPKSGSLKILEATSCMKLAKIDGLDGLEFLEKLDLTGCTSIERLPILCCSDTLRWLSINGCDMLRDIQSLGEFPSCESLWIEDCQSLAELPNLSNFLNLRKLFLSNCHELREIPGLEKSISLERIAISGCSSIEILPDLSSCTRLISLIVQDCEKLTEIRGLEKLEQLAELDISGCKSLKTIPQLSGRQLYQHYEKKPFDSDDPRVIQFGFSYVDSDESDCSDDSDESDCSDDSES; this comes from the exons ATGGCGAAGAAGCTCAAATTTCTCAACCTTACATATTGTCAATACTTGGAAAATATGGACTTCCTCTCAGCTTTTGAGAATTTAGAGGTTTTGATCCTCAACGATTGTTCGAGACTGCAGCAAGTCAACTCTTCGATTGGAGAAGTGAAGGACCTCGTTTGCTTGGAGTTGAGGCGCTGTTGGAGCCTCACGAAGCTTCCGGAAGAAAtaggtaaattaaaaaaactggAGCAACTCCTCCTAGAATACACTCCAAAACTTTCTGCATTACCGGAAAGCATAgggtctttggagaatctagaaattctaaatattgcAGGCAGTGGTATAAAAGAATTACCCAACGATATTGGGAGGCTGAAAAATCTTCGAGAATTACATGCTGATAGATGCAAAAAATTGGGAGGAAAACTTCCAGAAAGCATGGGATCTTTGcggaatctagaaattctaaatattgcTTACAACGATATAGAAGAATTACCCAACGATATTGGAAGGCTGAGAAATCTTCGAGAATtacatgctaaaatatgcaaaaaattgGGAGGAAAACTTCCAGAAAGCATAgggtctttggagaatctagaaattctagatatttcttTTAGTGgtataagaaaattaccaaacagtATCGGGAGGCTGAAAAAGCTCCGACATTTAGATGCTTCATGGTGCCGTGAACTGGGAGGGGAAATGCCGGAAAGCATggggtctttggagaatctagaaattctagatatttcttCGAGTGgtataagaaaattaccaaacagtCTCGGGAGGCCGAGAAAGCTCCGAGAATTACGTGCTGGTGGATGCCAAGAATTGGGAGGGGAAATGCCGGAAAGCATAGGatctttggagaatctagaaattctagatatttcttGGAGTGgtataagaaaattaccaaacagtATTGGGAGGCCGAGAAAGCTCCGAGAGTTGCGTGCTTCATGGTGCCATGAACTAGGAGGGGAAATGCCAGAAAGCATggggtctttggagaatctagaaattctagatatttcttCGAGTGgtataagaaaattaccaaacagtATCGGGAGACCGAGAAAGCTTCGAGAGTTGCGTGCTTCACGGTGCCGTGAACTAGGAGGGGAAATGCCAGAAAGCATggggtctttggagaatctagaaattctagatatttctaCAACCGGTATAGAAGAATTGCCCGGAGGTATTGGGAGGCCGAGAAAGCTCCGAGAATTACATGCTGGTGGATGCGAAAATCTGAAAGGGGAATTGTCAGAAAGCATGTGCAATCTTTCATCCCCGCAAcacctcgatttttctttctgtaTAGAGCTCCAATCGCTGCCGGACCTTCCTTCCAGCTTAACACATTTGTGCATCACCCGTCAAAGTCGCAAATTGCCTTCACTCTCCCACCTAACCCGTCTCAAGGAGCTAGAAGTCGATTCTTGTCATTTTCTCGAGTGCATCCAGGAGCTTCCATCAACACTACTAAAGAATTCAGAATGTTCCCAACCGACAGGTGTTGAAGAATCGGAATTACCACAATCCCTAAACACTCCCTTCAAGTTGGAAGACTTGGAAGTCACTTTTTGTGAATCTATTAAAATACTGGACGTTTCACAGTTTATCCATCTAAGGACATTATCTGTCTATCGTTGCTGGAATTTACTTGAAGTTCGAGGTCTTGATagattgaaatatttggaaCGCTTGACTATCACGTTCCGCAATTCGAGGCCGGACCTCCCACGGTTCGGAGGTCTGAAGGAATTGGATGTTGATGATTGCAAAAATttagtcgaaattcaaggtctcgatACGTTGATGTTCTTGGAAGAGCTGAGCATCTCCgagtgcgcttcaattgaaagactgcttcttccaaaatccgggagtTTGAAGATATTGGAGGCTACATCGTGCATGAAATTAGCCAAAATTGATGGCCTTGATGG GCTGGAGTTCTTAGAAAAGTTGGATCTCACtgggtgcacttcaattgaaaggttacCAATTTTATGTTGCTCTGACACCTTGAGATGGTTGAGTATCAATGGCTGTGACATGCTTCGTGATATTCAGAGCTTAGGGGAATTCCCATCCTGCGAAAGTTTATGGATTGAAGATTGCCAGTCCTTAGCAGAATTaccaaacttgtcaaattttcttaatttacgAAAATTGTTCCTGTCAAACTGTCATGAACTTCGGGAGATCCCGGGGCTTGAGAAGTCGATATCTCTAGAACGTATTGCTATCTCAGGATGTTCCTCGATCGAGATCTTACCGGATTTGTCGTCGTGTACCCGCTTGATAAGTCTGATTGTGCAAGATTGCGAGAAATTGACTGAGATTCGAGGGCTCGAGAAACTGGAGCAGCTAGCGGAACTGGATATTTCTGGATGCAAGTCACTTAAAACAATTCCACAGTTGTCTGGAAGGCAGCTTTATCAGCATTACGAGAAAAAGCCATTTGACTCAGATGATCCTAGAGTGATACAATTTGGATTTTCGTATGTTGACTCGGATGAGTCAGATTGCTCGGATGACTCGGATGAGTCGGATTGCTCGGATGACTCGGAAAGCTAG